In Panthera leo isolate Ple1 chromosome B3, P.leo_Ple1_pat1.1, whole genome shotgun sequence, a single genomic region encodes these proteins:
- the STARD9 gene encoding stAR-related lipid transfer protein 9 isoform X6, whose amino-acid sequence MVPPLPDPTDQISETIPSEEYLPQAASYPPRTGHFSKNALCSSGKGHLCKARGALARKGASASGTCLTVSSESASIQEMESVGKQPCWMVSQSLASLDHSANKLKPKDEPEALSPSTYTRRSRGLADSDHTRSRWRKEGNVGTHKTAKGARCSSSHPCGPRQASGHGKAAKTFWVESKPPSSSKASKRQQRVLVARARDIVRNSSCLPHGSSLRRQHSAGDPDSISSLTDCSPRVDLVRGKDGDLSDADSSYSVDSLSYVYAKAQMEPLKPEDLQGKEQDLPESENSESDDSQISEDSLAEKGYESLPDSSGSSYLTNHHGHPRARAKVPVRGFTMSSDSELFTQTCRSFSLDSLIDAKEELGEDQQEPFFSSAEEMPAETFWHLQTSSLPIVDQEAMCRLGPINHRTGTRLDAILPMSSSFYLGPPPQPHCEQPESEVEVSSSEQANTLQGLQLSRGSPLLSMDSWFSCDSKINSSSPSGIVGSLCPSPDIQEFQPQGQEQPGQWQNMEELKPSRAETLLPYNSKVPQGGTELPCHIRGVYTIPASDTSRLSFWGSYRLLQPRVAGIFRARGTPDTAQQGNSEASNTSSLSSVLAASAASLTHVGSAPERDWAALQQKYLLELSHPVLEAVREPRPAFPSLEEDSTSFTQASGKETDTVLPVGFGVSSSLHFSTFPLHFSKIRHLRAEKEQDSLSTEIEGTSDFLTTREKEVSHSGTYSADVESLTSGTINAPVFVAENKVANSMTQAREDKQNSLEESSQSNGKPGLMTSSDECFFLKSPCHSNVTIATKENHWPRGWAPLRKNSAGQEGHLSHNSYLPLQEEKVNYQESSREVVGRHTSVSFASGPEPYPHSAAWNPFPSSLKPPPLETFYVTKSRDALTETALEIPACRESRVPSPPPREAWGFGHDHQVLHNVYVKNNLPVLLQNHNSKIPSSQQVTAGRPVHLNTKEGIRKMGECPGNTEEESHNSVYLFVGQNRHFLSTSTKVCEFENQVGILNEHSLSSLEEKEKATIQSSCNVSSNHCRSGRPLLVCESEADGEEEQDHHVVLRQTQAFDMNRQLPSGARSDFIYKTINLALDKDMLGETAVSLQSKSVCHRVRGPEMMAQDESPAHKGGGKAEGKSESGLLGKSLHSKGCSKEFKLPQTESTYERFRSVISSQEKSLSECKGSGRSQETLNPKEEPSGRKQNKRVNSADEMARLIRSVMKLENGILEIESKQNKQLYAPPTQGVSKESVFQDQRDREMADCALRSGTSGNHLSFKDQPSSPKQIGDFTFRDSEAGEMEVNNSVGKGPQVRKIILSPFKLRECIQDIKFVTEHTPPAVLDRPSWDTCDCVGTCTAGRGFADTCSNPRTEASASALPSQPRLKMSSEKESEAGNASACPRGQPCSLGGLEELETVKDFQESQVAKHVSSSKQKGPKAQGRVEEMIVRTGGSLLEEDKMVSWTQKVPSPSPHCVSTSFSQETGPLLSQPDSSVAPHRDLSGTLPLDSPRLPRNYLHACDTVHIDNVLDPTMFKMTNSPLVTGAGRQDQNGEPRSYSPQGDVRGGFSLAHTAWCESVIATAMASHGQFHVPESISLGAESRRSASTQDEGGDLRSIVMGLSPRESFASEAEAAVQRGSERASPLKRGFSPLEKKTSCLLEEGNSQGQQAKQKAEKEAKDLSPPGGAFSAPVSLPRVPHLEHCAHTSTDLAVLEEIRQAKAQEKQLHGLGADGNVLPYYVTLLEPEHSSGARGRPQCPQRDQSVSDRTRNEDEAQGFYVTSLSAEPGHLSTDEATPLPADSFQHLPNTETKTGPRHPSQTSSHAAPVPGKSHCTGERRHFLGAGEQFVCHCSSSEIIEKKKKATRTPSSADPVSSDSFSSTLVVDRRVRSEKAVAALSSWAPSGDPGMILCGGSQLAQWETAEGTRPGGQETNPVLHEPRILDTTCGGGSGNFSVAAQGGKTTYSESGLVTCDVQNSVSLSGRTQDHGRCFEASIGLEEGGASPKQGTILPGAPRRVDTEAPSQQHVKWEESDDCGLAEACSPANSASSKHPRPTPLPDQRPSPDSEVQEESQCRHPQETLDRVVISGSMEGSRALSPPRGQEDSGTSPCWHLCNPQPMDSRACASPSYTLSCYRDGDLRKGSAKTALHTLHPPCIVSSRACGMDETAESYSRAPEVLWTPGLEPKGIHVVFAPADISSWEPSASAPVLSLAQEGSSPSAPDVMTCSLSHSVADGSSRSGEDPEKKVAEKKASLEPEATFSSADMYSEPVREFQDSSVGGQNAQDSQTKPEPPLTTGRPYTLNLSKGSIESELLGEPQHGCLEDAIQCFPEKPQLSTQSRDHSGLDPQAKFVAKLKHISRHQADSPWDEEEQQRHQASGGWEEPAQGRSSQPSHEGGLDSCRITDAGREEASVAHLSVSKMLSSGFEDSASMPLGQSGAPWPTPQSPGLPASGREQPAPHHGCSLPVISVFSGPKHSRSSPRPQFSVVSSSRSLQELNLSVEPPSPTDEDTQEPNRWWTPHPRGHFKGKSAAGTSLKAEGCSQKASSNWDMSTPGHQPPQPANPPYPKSSDLSFMPIPDFMTGWTSSTLEESWQENPEKWHSRVDKGTLHSGSRDINPYILYSRPEGPVHVGWKQYVFGSAADVSCTQGPTPSNMARCSSMDDGLEDQNSPLHSHLSTYANGRDLGSTQSSIRNAQGSQEAWEVWGSSFALGSPHILNIPEGKIPSKGPDKRAQTLGTPDEAGCLRSRPLLAEERAAGPVDEIMLLYPSEACGPVGQSRMNTLEQGTQTLGCSVCWSSTDISAQPETSAVPGSGLVSWTSMHNLSLHLSQLLHSTSELLGSFSQPSVAEKERNFKRESPDEMTQALMMDCCTQTTMDEGIQTELALPPLHLPTPEANPQEVNVVLEVLGSDIPIMSQKKGHVTGTLQKRESEETAWKMAGPSESQEESPHFRPQSFPAPAYHSRLQKAHFGQNLPSVIPQASLNASLPPSVQAEEPSCLAVNSPSLKGSHSPGPCPSPAESMGNPKVQKELGTVSTLLVDRASSPILTLSASTQGLGLSPDSLSLTAPSACPLEGRQNFVSSPDLFLDSPRPPVDNYSQIVNESGDSQRVGAPCGDGGSPLERSDGSSLLEVRSPVSPPQSPKLQVCFIEQPPQQLQPKTTTLVQNRPPPPSLRSQSPSLADDFVPEDVASLECGSLSSREPSEWRSKTENEGEPQPTLDFSSSRGGLHHLRPCPVSELTATAGLRGPTLSPTCQSEVLLSSSSQVCMAAEPQHHGLRDSSVHNKVSHWSGVQDGSPGGLGVESLGTRCDLSSGKQGQKPLQSPDNQSQDPEWSQREQIPLQIGAQNLSLSTELTEAKLHHGFGEADALLQVLQSGTGEALAAEEPLQSTWEELFARQKQTIEALRRERAERLQNLHQTRNLSPQKQLSLLPNRDLPTWDLGLPSRRREYLQQLRKDVVETTRSPGSASRSAHPASDIALMLQEYQRAREEAKVEIARARTRLQERTEQEKLRIRQQIISQLLREEEKLHTLAASSSLSTSSNGSLSSGLTSGYNSSNALLSDQLQSPDSVGDAHLPDSSDSWIGDVRGHSAVRNSQLSLAGSTWKSLAYSRKTSLGSCCCCLSSLSSLGAYLSSSYQDLAKHIVDISIADVMAACSGNLHNLFSCQPAAGWNHQGEEQEVHLYYKMFSSTRHGFLGAGVVSQPLSHVWAAVSDPTLWPLYHKPIQTARLHQRVTNSINLVYLVCSTALCALKQPRDFCCVCVEAKEGHLSVMAAQSVYDTSMPRPSRDMVRGEILPSAWILQPLTVEGRDITRVIYLAQVELGAPGFPPQLLSSFIKQQPLVIARLASFLGS is encoded by the exons ATGGTACCTCCTTTGCCTGATCCTACTGACCAAATATCAGAGACAATTCCATCAGAAGAATATTTGCCCCAGGCTGCTTCTTACCCTCCAAGGACAGGGCATTTCAGCAAGAATGCCCTCTGTTCCTCAGGCAAGGGGCATCTCTGCAAAGCCAGGGGGGCCTTGGCAAGGAAAGGAGCCTCAGCCTCAGGCACCTGTCTCACTGTGAGTTCTGAGTCTGCCAGCATCCAGGAAATGGAGAGCGTGGGTAAGCAGCCCTGTTGGATGGTGTCCCAGAGCTTAGCATCTCTTGACCATTCAGCTAACAAGCTAAAGCCAAAGGATGAGCCAGAAGCACTCAGCCCTTCCACCTATACCAGGAGGAGTAGGGGACTAGCAGACTCTGACCACACACGATCAAGGTGGCGTAAAGAAGGGAACGTTGGGACCCACAAGACTGCTAAGGGAGCCAGATGCAGTTCCTCACATCCCTGTGGACCCAGACAGGCATCTGGGCATGGAAAGGCAGCCAAGACTTTCTGGGTAGAATCCAAACCACCTTCTTCAAGCAAGGCATCAAAAAGGCAGCAGAGGGTTCTGGTAGCTAGGGCCAGAGACATTGTCAGAAATTCCTCTTGTTTGCCTCATGGCAGCTCTTTGAGGAGGCAGCACAGTGCAGGAGACCCAGATTCCATATCCTCACTCACTGATTGCAGCCCAAGAGTGGATCTTGTAAGAGGGAAAGATGGTGACTTATCTGATGCGGATAGCAGTTACTCAGTGGATTCTCTCTCCTATGTCTATGCCAAAGCCCAAATGGAGCCACTGAAGCCAGAGGACCTCCAGGGGAAGGAACAGGATCTCCCAGAGTCAGAGAACTCCGAAAGTGATGACAGCCAAATATCTGAGGACTCGCTGGCTGAGAAAGGATATGAAAGCCTGCCAGACAGCTCAGGGAGCAGTTATCTCACCAACCACCATGGCCACCCCAGGGCCAGAGCTAAAGTCCCTGTGAGGGGCTTCACCATGTCCTCAGACAGTGAACTATTCACCCAAACTTGCAGGAGCTTTTCCCTGGATAGCCTGATTGATGCCAAGGAGGAACTGGGGGAAGATCAGCAAGAGCCTTTCTTCAGTTCAGCTGAGGAGATGCCCGCAGAGACATTTTGGCACCTGCAGACCTCCAGTCTGCCCATAGTGGACCAGGAGGCAATGTGCAGGCTTGGTCCCATCAACCATAGAACAGGAACCAGGCTGGATGCCATCCTGCCAATGAGCAGTTCATTTTACCttggccccccaccccagcctcactGTGAACAACCTGAGTCGGAGGTAGAGGTGAGCTCCTCTGAACAGGCAAACACACTCCAAGGCCTGCAGCTTTCCAGAGGGAGCCCTCTGTTGTCCATGGATTCCTGGTTTTCCTGTGACTCTAAGATCAATTCCAGCAGCCCTTCAGGAATAGTGGGTTCCTTATGTCCGAGTCCTGATATCCAGGAATTTCAACCCCAGGGTCAGGAGCAGCCTGGACAATGGCAAAATATGGAAGAACTCAAGCCATCAAGGGCAGAAACACTCCTGCCTTATAACTCCAAAGTACCCCAAGGCGGCACTGAGCTGCCTTGCCATATAAGAGGTGTGTACACAATCCCTGCCTCTGATACATCCAGGCTGTCATTCTGGGGGTCGTATAGGCTTCTTCAGCCACGAGTTGCTGGCATCTTTCGAGCCAGAGGTACCCCTGATACAGCCCAGCAGGGCAACTCGGAAGCATCCAACACCTCTAGCCTATCAAGTGTTTTGGCTGCCTCTGCCGCCTCATTAACTCATGTAGGCAGTGCACCTGAGAGGGACTGGGCTGCCCTTCAGCAGAAGTACCTCCTTGAACTGTCTCATcctgttctggaggctgtgagAGAGCCCAGGCCAGCTTTCCCCTCCCTCGAAGAAGACTCCACTTCCTTTACCCAAGCTTCTGGCAAAGAAACAGATACTGTCTTGCCAGTTGGTTTTGGGGTATCCAGCAGTCTGCATTTCAGCAcctttcctctccatttttccAAAATTAGGCATTTGAGAGCAGAGAAAGAACAGGACAGTCTGAGCACTGAGATAGAAGGTACTTCAGATTTCCTTACAACTAGAGAGAAAGAGGTGAGTCATAGTGGAACTTACTCAGCAGATGTAGAATCATTGACTTCTGGAACTATAAATGCACCAGTCTTTGTAGCCGAGAACAAGGTGGCAAATTCCATGACGCAAGCACGTGAAGACAAGCAGAACAGTTTGGAAGAGTCTTCGCAGAGTAATGGGAAGCCTGGACTGATGACTTCCTCTGATGAATGTTTCTTCCTCAAGAGCCCTTGTCACAGTAATGTCACCATAGCCACTAAAGAAAACCACTGGCCCCGCGGCTGGGCTCCTCTCAGAAAGAATAGTGCAGGCCAGGAGGGGCACTTAAGTCACAACAGCTACCTGCCCCTCCAGGAGGAGAAGGTGAACTATCAGGAGAGCTCCAGGGAAGTGGTTGGAAGGCACACTAGCGTTTCATTCGCGTCAGGTCCAGAGCCATACCCCCACTCTGCTGCCTGGAATCCATTCCCGTCTTCCTTGAAGCCACCCCCCTTGGAGACATTCTATGTGACCAAAAGCCGGGATGCCCTGACAGAAACTGCCTTAGAGATTCCGGCTTGCAGAGAATCAAGagtgccttccccaccccccagggaagCCTGGGGCTTTGGTCATGACCACCAGGTTCTCCACAATGTTTATGTGAAGAATAATTTGCCAGTGCTGTTACAAAACCACAATTCCAAGATTCCCTCATCTCAGCAGGTCACAGCAGGGAGGCCAGTTCATCTGAACACCAAGGAAGGTATCAGAAAAATGGGGGAATGCCCTggaaatactgaagaagaaagccataattcagtttatctttttgttGGTCAGAACAGACATTTTCTATCTACTAGCACAAAAGTATGTGAATTTGAAAATCAAGTTGGAATTTTAAATGAACACAGTCTTTCATcacttgaggaaaaagaaaaggccacaaTACAGTCCTCTTGCAATGTTTCCTCAAACCATTGTAGGTCTGGGAGGCCTCTCCTTGTTTGTGAGTCTGAGGCAGATGGGGAAGAAGAGCAGGATCACCATGTAGTCCTAAGACAGACCCAGGCGTTTGATATGAACAGACAGCTTCCTTCCGGGGCCAGGTCTGATTTCATCTATAAAACCATCAATTTAGCCCTTGACAAGGACATGCTGGGGGAAACTGCTGTTTCTTTGCAGTCTAAATCAGTATGTCATAGAGTAAGAGGCCCAGAGATGATGGCCCAAGATGAGAGTCCAGCCCACAAGGGTGGGGGGAAAGCAGAGGGGAAGAGTGAATCTGGGCTTCTTGGGAAATCTCTCCATTCCAAAGGCTGCTCAAAAGAGTTTAAGCTTCCACAGACAGAGTCTACATATGAAAGATTCCGGTCAGTTATAAGCTCTCAGGAAAAAAGCCTGAGTGAATGCAAGGGCTCTGGAAGATCACAAGAAACATTAAACCCCAAAGAAGaaccttctggaagaaaacagaataaaagagttAACAGTGCTGATGAAATGGCCAGGCTAATTAGGAGTGTAATGAAGCTGGAAAATGGCATCTTAGAAATTGAATCCAAGCAAAATAAGCAGCTATATGCTCCTCCCACACAGGGAGTCAGTAAGGAGTCTGTGTTCCAGGACCAGCGGGACCGGGAGATGGCTGACTGTGCCCTGAGGTCAGGCACCTCTGGAAACCACCTGTCTTTCAAGGATCAGCCATCTTCTCCAAAACAGATAGGTGATTTTACCTTTAGGGATAGTGAAGCTGGAGAAATGGAGGTTAACAATAGCGTTGGGAAAGGTCCCCAAGTCCGAAAAATCATCTTGAGCCCCTTCAAGTTAAGGGAATGTATACAAGACATTAAGTTTGTGACAGAGCACACTCCCCCAGCTGTATTAGACAGACCATCCTGGGACACTTGTGATTGCGTAGGGACATGTACAGCTGGTAGAGGGTTCGCAGACACTTGCAGTAATCCAAGAACTGAGGCATCAGCTAGTGCTCTGCCATCACAGCCCAGATTGAAGATGTCTTCTGAGAAGGAGAGCGAGGCAGGGAATGCATCTGCATGCCCCAGAGGGCAGCCCTGTAGCTTGGGAGGTCTTGAGGAACTGGAAACTGTGAAAGATTTTCAGGAGAGCCAAGTTGCCAAACATGTAAGTAGTTCTAAGCAAAAGGGGCCAAAAGCTCAAGGCCGAGTTGAGGAAATGATTGTGCGAACAGGAGGGAGCCTACTGGAGGAAGACAAAATGGTCTCATGGACTCAGAAAGTTCCTAGCCCAAGCCCACATTGTGTGAGCACATCTTTTAGCCAGGAGACTGGCCCattgctgagccagccagattcCTCTGTGGCTCCTCACAGAGACCTGAGTGGTACCTTGCCTTTGGATTCTCCAAGGCTACCAAGAAACTATCTTCATGCATGTGATACTGTACACATTGACAATGTGCTGGATCCCACGATGTTCAAAATGACTAACAGTCCCTTGGTAACTGGAGCAGGGCGTCAAGACCAGAATGGAGAGCCCCGAAGCTATAGCCCTCAGGGAGATGTTAGAGGGGGCTTTTCCTTGGCACACACTGCTTGGTGTGAGTCTGTGATAGCTACGGCCATGGCATCTCATGGTCAGTTCCATGTACCAGAGAGCATTTCcctgggggcagagagcaggagatcAGCAAGCACTCAAGATGAAGGAGGGGACCTCAGAAGCATCGTGATGGGCTTGAGTCCCAGGGAGAGTTTTGCTTCTGAAGCTGAGGCAGCTGTGCAAAGAGGATCAGAAAGAGCCAGTCCCCTGAAAAGGGGATTTAGCCCACTTGAAAAGAAGACCAGCTGCCTCTTAGAAGAGGGTAACAGTCAAGGCCAGCAGGCTaagcagaaggcagagaaggaggctaAGGACCTCAGTCCTCCTGGTGGTGCTTTCTCAGCACCTGTGTCCCTGCCGAGGGTGCCTCACCTAGAGCACTGTGCTCATACATCTACGGACCTGGCTGTGTTAGAGGAGATCAGACAAGCAAAGGCCCAGGAAAAGCAGCTTCATGGCTTAGGGGCTGATGGCAATGTTCTTCCTTACTATGTGACTTTATTAGAACCTGAACATTCTTCAGGGGCCCGTGGTAGGCCTCAGTGTCCACAAAGGGACCAGTCGGTGTCAGATAGGACCAGGAATGAGGATGAAGCACAAGGATTTTATGTGACATCTCTCTCTGCTGAACCAGGACATCTGTCGACTGATGAGGCCACACCCCTCCCTGCAGACAGCTTTCAACATCTGCCCAACACTGAAACTAAAACAGGGCCACGGCATCCCTCACAAACTTCCTCCCATGCAGCCCCTGTTCCAGGCAAAAGCCATTGTACTGGAGAACGGAGACATTTTCTGGGAGCTGGTGAACAGTTTGTATGTCACTGTAGCTCTTCTGAAatcatagagaaaaagaaaaaagcaaccaGAACACCTTCCTCTGCTGATCCTGTGAGCTCAGACAGTTTTTCTTCCACACTGGTAGTGGACAGGAGGGTAAGGTCAGAGAAAGCAGTGGCTGCCTTATCTTCTTGGGCCCCTTCTGGTGATCCTGGCATGATTCTGTGTGGGGGAAGCCAGTTAGCTCAATGGGAGACTGCAGAAGGCACTCGCCCTGGTGGTCAGGAGACCAACCCAGTGCTTCACGAACCTAGAATTCTAGATACCACTTGTGGTGGAGGTTCAGGTAATTTCTCAGTGGCTGCACAGGGAGGAAAAACAACCTATTCTGAAAGTGGGCTTGTGACCTGTGATGTTCAGAATTCTGTCAGCCTCTCAGGACGTACCCAAGACCATGGCCGGTGCTTTGAGGCTTCTATTGGCTTAGAGGAAGGGGGGGCAAGTCCCAAACAGGGTACCATCCTGCCTGGAGCCCCAAGAAGGGTTGATACAGAAGCTCCTTCACAGCAACATGTGAAGTGGGAGGAGAGCGATGACTGTGGGCTGGCAGAAGCCTGCAGCCCAGCAAACAGTGCCAGCAGCAAACATCCTAGACCAACTCCATTGCCAGATCAAAGACCTAGCCCTGATTCTGAAGTTCAGGAGGAGTCCCAGTGCAGACATCCACAGGAAACTTTAGACCGTGTCGTCATCTCAGGGAGCATGGAAGGCAGCAGGGCTCTTAGTCCACCTAGGGGGCAGGAAGACAGTGGAACATCGCCTTGCTGGCATCTTTGCAATCCTCAACCCATGGATTCTCGTGCCTGTGCATCCCCGTCCTATACTTTATCATGTTACAGAGACGGTGACCTGAGGAAGGGGAGTGCCAAGACTGCCCTACATACTCTCCATCCACCCTGCATAGTATCTTCCAGAGCCTGTGGAATGGATGAGACAGCAGAAAGCTATTCCAGGGCACCTGAAGTGCTCTGGACTCCTGGCCTTGAGCCCAAAGGCATTCATGTAGTATTTGCACCAGCAGACATCAGTTCTTGGGAGCCTTCCGCTTCCGCTCCTGTCCTATCTCTGGCTCAAGAGGGCAGCTCCCCTTCCGCCCCTGATGTGATGACATGTTCCTTGAGCCACTCAGTGGCTGATGGAAGCTCAAGGTCAGGAGAGGATCCTGAGAAAAAGGTTGCTGAGAAGAAAGCCAGCCTAGAGCCTGAGGCTACCTTTTCCTCTGCAGACATGTACTCTGAGCCAGTGAGGGAATTTCAGGATAGCTCTGTAGGTGGCCAGAATGCACAGGACTCTCAAACCAAGCCAGAACCACCTTTAACAACTGGGAGACCATACACCCTGAATTTAAGTAAAGGGTCTATTGAGAGTGAGCTTCTGGGGGAACCTCAGCATGGATGTTTAGAAGATGCCATCCAGTGCTTTCCAGAAAAACCACAACTTTCTACTCAGTCCAGAGATCACAGTGGATTGGATCCCCAAGCCAAGTTTGTAGCAAAGTTAAAACACATTTCTAGGCACCAAGCTGACAGTCCCTGGGATGAGGAAGAGCAGCAGAGACACCAGGCTTCGGGTGGTTGGGAAGAGCCTGCCCAGGGCAGGAGCTCCCAACCTTCCCATGAAGGTGGGTTGGACAGCTGTCGAATTACAGATGCAGGCAGAGAGGAAGCATCTGTAGCCCATCTGTCTGTGTCCAAGATGCTTTCATCAGGCTTTGAAGACTCAGCCTCCATGCCTTTGGGGCAGAGTGGAGCCCCATGGCCCACACCCCAGAGCCCTGGCCTGCCTGCCTCTGGCAGGGAGCAGCCGGCTCCCCATCATGGGTGCTCACTTCCTGTGATTTCAGTCTTTTCTGGCCCCAAACACTCCAGGTCCTCCCCCAGACCACAGTTCTCTGTGGTCAGCTCTTCCCGGTCTCTTCAGGAGCTGAatttgagtgtggagcctccttccCCCACAGATGAAGATACACAGGAGCCTAACAGATGGTGGACTCCACATCCCAGGGGTCATTTCAAAGGAAAGTCAGCAGCAGGAACATCTCTGAAAGCTGAGGGCTGCAGTCAGAAAGCCTCATCTAACTGGGACATGAGCACTCCTGGTCACCAGCCCCCACAACCTGCCAACCCTCCTTACCCAAAGTCCTCAGATCTTTCTTTCATGCCAATCCCTGACTTCATGACAGGCTGGACATCTAGTACCCTGGAAGAGTCCTGGCAGGAAAATCCAGAGAAGTGGCACTCCAGGGTAGACAAAGGAACGTTACACTCTGGCTCCAGGGACATCAATCCCTACATCCTCTACTCACGTCCAGAGGGTCCTGTGCACGTTGGCTGGAAGCAGTATGTGTTTGGCAGTGCCGCGGATGTCTCTTGTACCCAGGGCCCAACACCATCAAACATGGCCCGTTGTTCAAGCATGGACGATGGCCTCGAAGACCAGAActctcctctccactcccacCTTAGCACCTATGCCAATGGCCGGGACCTGGGGAGCACACAGAGCAGCATTAGAAATGCCCAAGGTTCACAGGAGGCCTGGGAAGTATGGGGCTCCTCATTTGCCTTGGGGAGCCCCCACATCCTGAACATCCCTGAAGGAAAAATCCCCAGTAAGGGTCCTGACAAGAGAGCCCAGACCCTGGGCACTCCTGATGAAGCAGGCTGTCTGAGGAGTAGGCCCCTGTTGGCAGAAGAAAGAGCTGCAGGTCCAGTAGATGAGATTATGCTTCTGTATCCATCAGAGGCATGTGGCCCTGTGGGGCAGTCCAGGATGAACACCTTGGAGCAGGGCACACAGACCCTGGGCTGCAGTGTCTGCTGGAGCTCCACTGACATCTCTGCTCAGCCAGAAACAAGTGCAGTGCCAGGCTCTGGTCTGGTCTCCTGGACTAGCATGCACAACCTGTCTCTCCACCTCTCACAGCTGCTACACAGCACCTCGGAGCTGTTAGGGAGTTTCTCCCAGCCAAGTGTGGCTGAAAAGGAGCGGAACTTCAAGAGGGAGTCCCCAGATGAGATGACCCAGGCCCTAATGATGGACTGCTGTACTCAGACCACCATGGATGAGGGCATCCAAACTGAACTGGCCTTACCACCTCTGCACCTTCCAACCCCAGAGGCCAACCCTCAGGAGGTCAATGTGGTCCTTGAGGTGCTGGGCTCAGATATCCCCATCATGTCTCAAAAAAAGGGACATGTCACAGGGACCCTTCAGAAGAGAGAGTCAGAGGAAACTGCATGGAAAATGGCAGGGCCCTCAGAATCTCAGGAAGAAAGCCCCCACTTTAGGCCCCAGAGCTTTCCAGCACCCGCATACCACTCGAGGCTTCAGAAAGCCCACTTTGGGCAGAACCTCCCTTCTGTGATCCCTCAGGCTTCCCTTaatgcctccctgcctcccagcgtCCAGGCAGAGGAGCCCTCCTGCCTGGCTGTCAACAGCCCCAGCCTCAAAGGCTCCCactccccagggccctgccccagTCCTGCAGAGTCCATGGGGAATCCTAAGGTCCAGAAGGAGCTGGGCACTGTGAGTACCTTGTTGGTAGACAGGGCCTCCTCCCCAATACTCACGCTTAGTGCCAGCACCCAAGGATTGGGGCTCTCCCCAGATTCATTGTCTCTCACAGCCCCCTCAGCTTGTCCTCTTGAAGGCCGCCAGAATTTTGTCTCCAGTCCAGACCTTTTCCTTGATTCCCCCAGGCCTCCAGTGGATAATTATTCTCAAATTGTTAATGAGTCCGGTGACTCCCAAAGAGTGGGGGCTCCATGTGGGGACGGTGGAAGTCCCTTAGAAAGGAGTGATGGCAGTTCGCTCCTTGAGGTGAGGTCCCCGGTCAGTccaccacagagcccaaaacTCCAAGTCTGTTTCATAGAGCAGCCCCCTCAGCAGCTTCAGCCCAAGACCACCACCTTGGTCCAAAACAGACCACCACCACCCTCACTGAGGAGCCAGAGTCCGAGTCTGGCTGATGACTTCGTGCCTGAGGACGTGGCTTCCTTGGAGTGTGGCTCGCTGAGCAGTAGGGAGCCAAGTGAATGGCGGAGCAAGACAGAAAATGAAGGTGAGCCACAACCCACTCTGGACTTTTCCTCTTCAAGAGGAGGCCTTCATCACCTCAGACCCTGCCCTGTCTCTGAGTTGACTGCTACTGCAGGGCTCCGGGGTCCCACTTTGAGCCCTACCTGCCAATCTGAGGTGCTACTGAGCTCCAGTTCCCAGGTATGCATGGCTGCTGAGCCCCAGCATCACGGCCTGAGGGACTCCTCAGTGCATAACAAAGTCAGTCATTGGAGCGGGGTTCAGGATGGCTCTCCTGGGGGGCTAGGTGTGGAGTCACTGGGAACCAGGTGTGATCTTAGCTCTGGAAAGCAGGGACAGAAGCCCCTACAATCTCCTGACAACCAGAGCCAGGATCCTGAGTGGTCCCAGAGGGAGCAGATCCCCTTGCAGATTGGGGCCCAGAACCtctcactcagcacagagctcacagaAGCGAAGTTGCACCACGGCTTTGGGGAGGCCGATGCTCTGCTGCAGGTGCTGCAAAGTGGGACAGGGGAGGCACTTGCTGCTGAGGAGCCTCTGCAGTCCACCTGGGAGGAGCTCTTTGCCCG GCAAAAACAAACCATTGAGGCCCTCCGGAGAGAGCGAGCTGAACGACTTCAGAACTTACACCAGACACGGAACCTCAGCCCCCAGAAACAACTGAGCCTCCTGCCCAACAGGGATCTCCCCACCTGGGACCTCGGCCTACCCAGCAGGCGCCGAGAATACCTGCAGCAGCTGAGGAAGGATGTTGTGGAAACTACCAG GAGCCCAGGGTCGGCATCACGGTCTGCTCACCCTGCCTCAGACATAGCGCTGATGCTGCAAGAATACCAGCGCGCCCGCGAGGAGGCCAAGGTGGAGATTGCCCGGGCCCGGACCCGGCTGCAGGAGCGGACCGAGCAGGAGAAGCTGAGAATCCGCCAGCAGATCATCTCCCAGCTACTGAGG gaagaagaaaagctgcACACGCTGGCTGCCTCCAGCTCCCTGTCTACCAGCTCCAATGGAAGCCTCTCCTCTGGTCTTACCTCTGGCTACAACAGCAGCAACGCCTTATTGTCGGACCAGCTCCAGTCCCCAGACAGTGTG